A single window of Mycolicibacterium aurum DNA harbors:
- a CDS encoding Ig-like domain-containing protein produces the protein MTLGNVLAMREGGGSVDHGRYVGRVGALAVALGIGIALGSSPGTAWAEPDASSSSSADSETSSSVDAGTVKTRSGRGTSDSAESQTTSASSDDDDEIAASQEASPSPSSRHKKADDVEDLPTEVQSEVDEPEEMAAPEQDASEITVDTEPAATPVTTAEPAADVAVTTDAAPKVTQRVLTTAVDTSPAAPPQHPGDATLLWSLLGAARRPVDSEQSSFVAAVPNTAPTLTSTYAGKPSSSTSRITGRVRVTDSDGDKLTFTVLAPEKGAATVDSRGNFTYTPTVAFRHSIAGIPNTVFFDRVTIIASDGNGGSVTAYFDLPVRPLNARPSAKATIGKANPATGAVTGKITASDRDGDVVTYSTPATTARGSVVVGSDGSFVYTPTPEARAAATSLSKRSDRFTVTVNDGHGGIATITVSVKIAPPGSNKAPVARTPGFVLNGFRDSDGLVEGYVEVSDPEGFALTYGIGAGVNPGVGSLAVDATTGRFVFVPTQSAREAAHGTSGEDTVRFTVTASDGSASATVEVTVPISPKAPAATNTLESGQWLEVGKYLQSNNGRFRLYMQGDGNLVLYDEAQNHKALWASGTNGKPGARAAMQGDGNLVVYSGSTGVWSTKTNGWNSARVVIQDDGNMVVYAGSTAVWDRHAGVLRNPPTSGGNFAQKVASFVSNTYGKTVANAAGTFAGECVSLVSQFLLQVHGITSGAWGNAVDYRSGGSGGAQLAARGFVWRNDQSFQNGDILVWGAGTYTSGYGHIGIWYNGKSFDQNSGWHRDVGVRQSGYSQFWSQGYLGYWRKP, from the coding sequence GTGACGCTGGGAAATGTTTTGGCAATGCGCGAGGGCGGGGGCAGCGTGGATCACGGACGGTACGTAGGCAGAGTTGGTGCCCTGGCGGTGGCGCTGGGAATCGGCATCGCACTCGGATCATCGCCGGGCACGGCGTGGGCCGAGCCCGACGCATCGTCCTCGTCCAGTGCCGACAGCGAAACGTCGTCATCTGTCGACGCCGGCACCGTCAAGACGCGTTCAGGCCGCGGGACCTCCGACAGTGCTGAGAGCCAGACGACCTCCGCATCGTCTGACGACGACGATGAAATCGCCGCATCTCAGGAGGCCTCACCCTCGCCGTCCAGTCGCCACAAGAAGGCTGACGACGTCGAAGACCTGCCGACGGAGGTGCAGTCCGAGGTTGACGAGCCCGAGGAGATGGCAGCACCCGAGCAGGATGCATCTGAGATCACTGTCGACACCGAACCTGCGGCCACACCGGTCACTACGGCCGAGCCCGCCGCGGACGTCGCCGTGACCACGGACGCCGCGCCGAAGGTGACCCAGCGCGTGTTGACCACTGCCGTCGACACCTCCCCGGCCGCGCCTCCGCAGCACCCCGGCGACGCAACACTGCTGTGGTCGCTGCTAGGCGCGGCGCGTCGTCCCGTCGACTCGGAGCAATCGTCCTTCGTAGCAGCAGTACCCAACACCGCACCGACGTTGACATCCACTTACGCCGGCAAGCCAAGCTCTTCGACGTCGAGGATCACCGGGCGCGTCCGCGTCACCGACAGCGACGGCGACAAGCTGACCTTCACCGTGTTAGCCCCGGAGAAGGGCGCCGCCACCGTGGATTCGCGTGGCAACTTCACCTACACCCCGACGGTGGCATTCCGTCATTCCATCGCAGGCATCCCGAACACCGTCTTCTTCGACAGGGTCACGATCATCGCCAGCGACGGCAACGGCGGCTCCGTCACGGCCTACTTCGACCTGCCCGTCCGACCGTTGAATGCCCGCCCCTCCGCGAAAGCCACCATAGGCAAAGCCAATCCGGCCACCGGCGCCGTGACCGGGAAGATCACCGCCAGCGATCGTGACGGCGACGTCGTCACCTACTCCACGCCGGCTACCACCGCACGCGGCAGCGTCGTCGTCGGCTCCGACGGCAGCTTCGTCTACACGCCCACCCCGGAGGCGCGCGCTGCGGCGACCAGTCTGTCCAAGCGCAGCGACCGCTTCACTGTCACCGTCAACGACGGGCACGGTGGCATCGCCACCATCACCGTAAGCGTGAAGATCGCCCCACCAGGCTCCAATAAGGCGCCGGTAGCGCGCACGCCGGGATTCGTCCTCAACGGCTTCAGAGACAGCGACGGATTGGTCGAAGGCTACGTCGAGGTCAGTGACCCCGAGGGCTTTGCGCTCACGTACGGCATCGGCGCCGGCGTCAACCCCGGTGTAGGGTCGCTGGCCGTCGACGCCACCACAGGCCGGTTCGTGTTCGTACCGACGCAGAGCGCACGGGAAGCCGCACACGGGACCTCCGGCGAGGACACCGTGCGTTTCACCGTGACGGCAAGCGACGGATCAGCCTCTGCCACAGTCGAAGTCACTGTTCCCATCAGCCCCAAAGCGCCCGCCGCAACCAACACGCTGGAATCCGGCCAGTGGCTCGAGGTGGGCAAGTATCTGCAGTCGAACAACGGACGCTTCCGCCTCTACATGCAGGGTGACGGCAACCTGGTGCTGTATGACGAAGCGCAGAACCACAAGGCGCTATGGGCTTCCGGCACCAACGGCAAGCCCGGTGCGCGCGCCGCGATGCAGGGCGACGGCAACCTCGTGGTGTACAGCGGCAGCACCGGGGTGTGGAGCACGAAGACCAACGGCTGGAACAGCGCCCGAGTGGTCATTCAGGACGACGGCAACATGGTTGTCTACGCCGGCTCGACCGCGGTGTGGGACCGGCACGCCGGGGTGCTGCGCAATCCCCCGACCAGCGGCGGAAACTTCGCGCAGAAGGTCGCGTCGTTCGTGTCCAACACGTACGGCAAGACGGTGGCCAACGCCGCGGGAACTTTCGCAGGCGAATGTGTTTCGCTTGTCAGCCAATTCCTGCTGCAGGTGCACGGAATCACGTCCGGCGCGTGGGGCAACGCGGTCGATTACCGTTCCGGCGGAAGTGGCGGCGCGCAGCTGGCCGCGCGCGGATTCGTGTGGCGCAACGACCAAAGTTTCCAGAACGGCGACATCCTCGTCTGGGGAGCCGGGACGTACACGTCGGGCTACGGCCACATCGGAATCTGGTACAACGGAAAGTCGTTCGATCAGAACAGCGGCTGGCACCGCGACGTAGGAGTGCGCCAGTCCGGTTACTCGCAGTTCTGGTCGCAGGGTTATCTGGGCTACTGGCGCAAACCCTGA
- a CDS encoding type III polyketide synthase codes for MTDTTFHTPPQSPTVRFPAAPHIAGTAVAFTPHRYTQDDVTRELSAFTDPAFTRFAQTSGVEHRNLALPLNRYPLSGFTEANTAYLEVAADLGEQAVRSALAAAHLDADHIDAIITVSSTGVAVPTLDARMATRLGLRRDVKRIPLFGLGCVAGAAGLARVNDYLRGFPDHVAVLLSVELCSLTLQRDDTSIPALIGLCLFGDGAAAVVAAGAQRSPSTPHQGPRVVATHSTLFPDTVDVMGWNVGSTGFQLVMSKEVPFMAQNHLAAEVDTFLADHGLTRQDISTWVCHPGGPKVLEAIDSAVGLPEGALRHSWDSMREHGNISSASVLDVLARTAAQPPAPGSFGVMLAMGPGFSFELLLLSW; via the coding sequence ATGACTGATACAACATTTCACACCCCTCCCCAATCGCCGACGGTGCGCTTTCCGGCGGCTCCGCACATTGCCGGAACCGCGGTGGCGTTCACGCCACACCGGTACACCCAGGACGACGTGACGCGCGAGCTCAGCGCATTCACCGACCCCGCGTTCACACGCTTCGCCCAGACCAGCGGCGTGGAACACCGCAACCTGGCGCTCCCGCTGAACCGCTACCCCCTCAGCGGGTTCACCGAAGCCAACACTGCATACCTCGAGGTGGCCGCGGATCTCGGCGAGCAGGCGGTGCGTTCGGCGCTGGCCGCAGCACATCTCGATGCAGACCACATCGACGCGATCATCACCGTGTCGAGCACTGGGGTCGCAGTACCCACCCTGGACGCTCGGATGGCCACCCGGCTGGGACTGCGACGCGACGTCAAGCGCATCCCGCTCTTCGGTCTCGGATGTGTCGCCGGCGCGGCGGGCCTGGCCCGAGTCAACGACTACCTTCGCGGTTTCCCCGACCATGTGGCCGTGCTGCTCTCGGTTGAGCTGTGCTCGTTGACGTTGCAGCGAGACGACACCTCGATCCCCGCCCTCATCGGCCTGTGCCTGTTCGGCGACGGCGCCGCAGCCGTCGTTGCCGCTGGGGCACAACGCAGTCCGTCGACACCGCACCAGGGACCACGCGTCGTCGCCACCCACAGCACGCTGTTCCCCGACACCGTGGACGTCATGGGCTGGAACGTCGGCTCGACCGGCTTCCAACTGGTGATGTCGAAGGAGGTCCCGTTCATGGCACAGAACCATCTGGCCGCTGAGGTGGACACCTTCCTCGCCGACCATGGACTCACCAGACAGGACATTTCCACGTGGGTCTGTCACCCGGGTGGGCCCAAAGTGCTCGAAGCCATCGACTCCGCGGTCGGACTACCCGAAGGCGCGCTCAGGCACAGCTGGGACTCGATGCGCGAACACGGCAACATCTCGTCGGCGTCGGTGCTCGACGTTCTGGCGCGGACGGCGGCGCAGCCTCCTGCGCCGGGCTCGTTCGGCGTGATGTTGGCAATGGGGCCGGGTTTCAGCTTCGAGCTACTGCTGCTGAGCTGGTAG
- a CDS encoding biotin--[acetyl-CoA-carboxylase] ligase, producing MSAPHRPRLNIDILRGAISGTEWRRVDVVDETGSTNADLIARAAAGEDIAGAVLLAEHQSAGRGRHGRAWSAPPRSQISMSVGVDTHGVPPAAWGWLPLLTGLAVAHTVGETYGVDAGVKWPNDVLVGAGKLAGILAEVSAPVIVVGLGLNVSLTADELPDPKAVSLSMLGYEADRTVLACSLLQELSSRLRDWRATGGADAALAADYRSVSATIGTRVRAILPNDTEIVGVATDIDDAGRLLIDTDGTTVTVSAGDITHLRPAD from the coding sequence GTGTCCGCACCTCACCGTCCCCGCCTGAACATCGACATCCTGCGCGGCGCCATCTCGGGCACCGAGTGGCGACGCGTCGACGTGGTCGACGAGACCGGCTCGACCAACGCCGACCTGATCGCGCGTGCGGCCGCCGGTGAGGACATCGCCGGCGCCGTGCTTCTCGCCGAACATCAGAGCGCGGGCCGGGGCCGTCACGGCCGCGCCTGGTCGGCGCCGCCGCGTTCGCAGATCTCGATGTCGGTGGGCGTCGACACGCACGGGGTACCGCCTGCGGCGTGGGGGTGGCTGCCACTGTTGACGGGTCTGGCCGTTGCGCACACCGTTGGGGAGACCTACGGCGTGGACGCTGGAGTGAAGTGGCCCAACGATGTTCTGGTCGGGGCCGGCAAGCTGGCGGGAATCCTGGCCGAAGTGTCCGCCCCGGTGATCGTCGTGGGGCTCGGTCTGAACGTGAGCCTGACCGCCGACGAACTGCCCGACCCGAAAGCGGTGTCGTTGAGCATGCTGGGCTACGAGGCTGATCGCACCGTCTTGGCGTGCTCGCTGCTGCAGGAGCTCAGCTCTCGACTGCGGGACTGGCGCGCCACCGGCGGCGCTGATGCTGCGCTGGCCGCTGACTATCGCAGCGTCAGCGCGACCATCGGCACCCGGGTCCGGGCCATCCTGCCCAACGACACCGAAATCGTCGGCGTGGCAACAGATATTGACGATGCCGGGCGGCTGTTGATCGACACTGACGGGACGACGGTGACGGTGTCCGCCGGCGACATCACGCACCTGAGGCCGGCCGACTGA
- the purE gene encoding 5-(carboxyamino)imidazole ribonucleotide mutase has translation MSAPRVGLIMGSDSDWPVMSEAAEALAEFDVPFEVGVVSAHRTPARMLTYAQDAAGRGIDVIIAGAGGAAHLPGMVASATPLPVIGVPVPLARLDGLDSLLSIVQMPAGVPVATVSIGGARNAGLLAVRILGASDPSLRDRMAAFQDSLEQMVLQKDEALRQKLLGE, from the coding sequence ATGAGCGCTCCTCGGGTAGGCCTCATCATGGGCAGTGACAGCGACTGGCCGGTGATGTCAGAAGCCGCAGAAGCCTTGGCCGAGTTCGACGTCCCGTTCGAGGTGGGCGTGGTCTCCGCGCACCGCACCCCGGCCCGCATGCTCACCTACGCCCAGGACGCCGCGGGCCGCGGCATCGACGTGATCATCGCCGGTGCCGGCGGAGCGGCGCATCTGCCGGGCATGGTCGCGTCGGCGACGCCGCTGCCCGTCATCGGGGTGCCGGTGCCGTTGGCGCGTCTGGACGGCCTCGACTCGTTGTTGTCGATCGTGCAGATGCCTGCCGGGGTGCCGGTGGCGACGGTGTCGATCGGCGGCGCCCGCAACGCCGGCCTGCTGGCCGTGCGGATTCTGGGCGCGTCGGACCCGTCCTTGCGCGACCGGATGGCGGCGTTCCAGGACTCCCTGGAGCAGATGGTGCTGCAGAAGGACGAGGCGCTGCGTCAGAAGCTGCTGGGGGAGTAG
- a CDS encoding GtrA family protein: MSFADETIRRLPGPIRPYAERHHELIKFAIVGATTFVIDFAVFFTLKLTILEPKPVTAKIIAGIVAVIASYILNREWSFRDRGGRERHHEALLFFGVSGVGVLLSMAPLWVSSYVLMLRVPMVTLMTENIADFISAYIIGNLLQMAFRFWAFRRFVFPDEFARNPEKALESTLTGGGIAEALEDEYELRHPQTSADAADDNVTPMRQSRRRAQRRVDPDEPRVSKTS; encoded by the coding sequence GTGTCCTTTGCCGATGAGACGATCCGCCGCCTTCCGGGGCCGATCCGTCCCTATGCCGAACGGCACCATGAGCTGATCAAATTTGCCATCGTGGGTGCCACGACGTTCGTCATCGACTTCGCGGTGTTCTTCACGCTGAAGCTGACGATCCTGGAGCCCAAGCCGGTGACTGCGAAGATCATCGCGGGCATCGTGGCCGTCATCGCCTCCTACATCCTCAATCGGGAATGGAGCTTCCGCGACCGCGGTGGGCGTGAGCGTCATCACGAGGCCTTGCTGTTCTTCGGGGTCAGCGGGGTGGGCGTGCTGCTGAGCATGGCCCCGCTGTGGGTGTCGAGCTATGTGCTGATGCTCCGGGTCCCGATGGTCACGTTGATGACCGAGAACATCGCCGACTTCATCTCGGCGTACATCATCGGCAACCTGCTGCAGATGGCGTTCCGGTTCTGGGCGTTCCGCCGCTTCGTCTTTCCCGACGAGTTCGCTCGCAATCCGGAGAAGGCGCTGGAGTCCACGCTCACCGGCGGCGGTATCGCCGAGGCGCTGGAAGACGAGTACGAGCTGCGGCACCCTCAGACCTCCGCAGACGCTGCGGACGACAACGTGACCCCGATGCGGCAGAGCCGCCGGCGCGCGCAGCGTCGCGTCGATCCGGACGAGCCTCGGGTGTCGAAGACCTCCTGA
- a CDS encoding PecA family PE domain-processing aspartic protease, with translation MKISCWAATALAAPAIVTGVCIASAATAHAAPDETAASAGVDSAKSRDTAESTNSSSPQADDTTSESAQSDADADVSDIDAESAVSNADDDEPVPDVDESDADEDVDDTDDAAPTTVPASARANSAQDLVTVETQAVDDSEGTDTVDLALEQITEARTDLNEATWDSGNILAGLAAILPQMWLGGAHTSLERWQDNYALLQQQFAATVDNPFAHWIAGQRIEASIMRTVRVQDQLEAAEKWLGLVGLFGPRESMAEIAKLIDEASDNGLVYQILDLDMQEVDGVRRVNPVFKLSVNGGKFVNVLLDTGSLGLVINPQVIGLENLGKPVAHGSSCYGNCSLKYEYDTYNIPIAVDDDVVTAPTGINVVTLDTWYALSTTNGDYQGILGIGAKAGGGPSNPLLALPGLLGMGALIEERRGRAILGPNPYAARVTLDGAPSNNLTVKVGDNDAKVLQTWIDSGGIFGWVPRSLTNGADSVPAGTKISVYTEDGETLLFDYTTTRTNTPSVVEDAAVPVLMGFPAFAAASIYVAFIGEGQTIFNYA, from the coding sequence GTGAAAATTAGTTGCTGGGCAGCAACGGCCCTTGCCGCCCCCGCTATCGTCACGGGCGTATGCATCGCGAGCGCCGCCACGGCACACGCAGCGCCTGACGAGACCGCCGCCAGCGCCGGGGTCGACTCGGCAAAGAGTCGCGACACCGCGGAGTCGACCAACTCGTCATCGCCCCAAGCCGACGACACGACGTCCGAGTCAGCACAGTCCGACGCCGACGCCGATGTCTCCGATATCGACGCCGAAAGCGCTGTCTCCAACGCCGATGACGATGAGCCCGTTCCCGACGTCGATGAGTCTGACGCGGACGAAGATGTCGACGACACCGACGACGCAGCACCCACCACGGTTCCAGCAAGCGCCCGCGCCAACAGCGCCCAGGATCTCGTCACGGTCGAGACCCAAGCCGTCGACGATTCCGAGGGCACCGACACCGTCGACCTTGCGCTGGAGCAGATCACCGAAGCGCGGACAGATCTGAACGAGGCCACCTGGGACAGCGGCAATATTCTGGCCGGATTGGCCGCCATCCTCCCCCAGATGTGGTTGGGCGGCGCCCACACATCGCTGGAGCGTTGGCAGGACAATTACGCGCTGCTGCAACAGCAATTCGCGGCCACGGTCGACAACCCGTTCGCCCACTGGATCGCCGGGCAGCGCATCGAGGCCAGCATCATGCGCACCGTTCGCGTCCAGGATCAGCTTGAGGCCGCCGAGAAGTGGCTCGGCCTGGTCGGACTGTTCGGCCCGCGGGAATCCATGGCCGAGATCGCCAAACTGATCGATGAGGCCTCCGACAACGGACTCGTCTACCAGATCCTCGACCTCGACATGCAGGAGGTCGACGGTGTGCGCAGGGTCAACCCGGTGTTCAAGCTGTCGGTCAACGGCGGGAAGTTCGTCAACGTCCTTCTCGACACCGGGTCGTTGGGGTTGGTGATCAACCCCCAGGTGATCGGCCTCGAGAACCTCGGCAAACCGGTCGCGCACGGCTCCAGCTGCTACGGCAACTGTTCGTTGAAGTACGAGTACGACACGTACAACATCCCCATCGCTGTGGACGACGACGTCGTCACCGCGCCCACCGGAATCAACGTCGTCACGCTGGACACCTGGTACGCCCTGTCCACGACCAACGGCGATTACCAGGGCATCCTCGGCATCGGAGCGAAAGCCGGTGGGGGCCCGAGCAATCCGTTGTTGGCGCTTCCGGGCCTGCTCGGCATGGGGGCACTCATCGAGGAACGGCGCGGACGGGCGATCCTCGGCCCCAACCCGTACGCGGCACGCGTCACCCTCGACGGCGCACCGAGCAACAACCTGACGGTGAAGGTCGGAGACAACGACGCCAAGGTCCTCCAGACATGGATCGACTCGGGCGGGATCTTCGGTTGGGTTCCGAGGTCCCTGACGAACGGCGCGGACAGTGTGCCCGCGGGAACCAAGATCTCCGTCTACACCGAGGACGGTGAAACCCTCCTCTTCGACTACACGACCACCCGAACCAACACTCCGAGTGTCGTCGAGGACGCGGCGGTCCCGGTTCTGATGGGATTCCCGGCATTCGCGGCCGCGTCGATCTACGTCGCCTTCATCGGCGAGGGACAGACGATCTTCAACTACGCGTGA
- a CDS encoding acyl-CoA dehydrogenase encodes MASWAGNPSFDLFQLPEEHQELRAAIRALSEKEIAPHAADVDENSRFPQEALDALNASGFNAVHVPEEFGGQGADSVAACIVIEEVARVDASASLIPAVNKLGTMGLILRGSDELKKKVLPSIASGEAMASYALSEREAGSDAAGMKTRAKADGDDYILNGAKAWITNGGKSSWYTVMAVTDPDKGANGISAFMVHIDDEGFTVGPKERKLGIKGSPTTELYFENCRIPGDRMIGDPGTGFKTALATLDHTRPTIGAQAVGIAQGALDAAIEYTKDRKQFGKSISEFQAVQFMLADMAMKVEAARLMVYTAAARAERGEGNLGFISAASKCLASDVAMEVTTDAVQLFGGAGYTIDFPVERMMRDAKITQIYEGTNQIQRVVMSRALLK; translated from the coding sequence ATGGCTAGTTGGGCCGGGAATCCGTCGTTCGATCTGTTTCAGTTACCCGAAGAGCACCAGGAGCTGCGGGCAGCGATCCGAGCGCTGTCGGAGAAGGAGATCGCTCCGCACGCCGCGGACGTCGACGAGAATTCGCGCTTCCCGCAGGAGGCCCTCGATGCACTGAATGCGTCGGGCTTCAATGCGGTGCACGTACCGGAGGAATTCGGTGGCCAGGGTGCGGACTCCGTCGCGGCCTGCATCGTCATCGAGGAAGTCGCTCGCGTCGACGCGTCGGCGTCCTTGATCCCGGCGGTCAACAAGCTCGGCACCATGGGCCTGATCCTGCGCGGCTCCGATGAGCTGAAGAAGAAGGTGCTGCCGTCGATCGCCTCGGGTGAGGCGATGGCGTCCTACGCGTTGTCGGAGCGCGAGGCCGGCAGCGATGCCGCCGGCATGAAGACGCGTGCCAAGGCAGACGGTGACGACTACATCCTCAACGGCGCCAAGGCCTGGATCACGAACGGCGGCAAGTCCAGCTGGTACACGGTCATGGCGGTCACCGACCCCGACAAGGGCGCCAACGGTATCTCGGCGTTCATGGTCCACATCGATGACGAGGGCTTCACTGTCGGGCCCAAGGAGCGCAAGCTCGGCATCAAGGGCTCGCCCACCACCGAGTTGTACTTCGAGAACTGCCGCATCCCCGGCGACCGGATGATCGGCGATCCCGGCACCGGCTTCAAGACCGCACTCGCGACGCTGGACCACACCCGCCCGACCATCGGCGCTCAGGCCGTCGGCATCGCGCAGGGCGCCCTGGACGCGGCGATCGAATACACCAAGGACCGCAAGCAGTTCGGCAAGTCGATCAGCGAATTCCAGGCGGTGCAGTTCATGCTCGCCGACATGGCGATGAAGGTCGAAGCCGCACGGCTGATGGTCTACACCGCAGCGGCCCGCGCCGAGCGTGGTGAAGGCAACCTCGGCTTCATCTCCGCGGCGTCGAAGTGTCTGGCTTCCGATGTCGCTATGGAGGTCACCACCGATGCTGTGCAGCTGTTCGGCGGCGCCGGGTACACCATCGACTTCCCCGTGGAGCGCATGATGCGTGATGCCAAGATCACCCAGATCTACGAGGGCACCAACCAGATTCAGCGCGTCGTGATGAGCCGGGCCCTGCTGAAGTAG
- a CDS encoding isoprenylcysteine carboxyl methyltransferase family protein, with protein sequence MVYYVFILLIGVERLVELVVSRRNARWSFDHGGREFGRGHYPAMVSMHVLLLVSCVVEVATMHRPFIPWLGWPMVALVAASTAVRWWCVATLGKHWNPRLIVIPDAPLVQGGPYRWLHHPNYTAVAVEVAALPLVHSAWLTAIVFSVANAVVLGVRIRSENAALGYA encoded by the coding sequence ATGGTGTACTACGTCTTCATTCTGCTCATCGGCGTCGAGCGGCTGGTGGAACTGGTCGTGTCACGACGCAACGCACGATGGTCGTTCGACCACGGCGGGCGCGAGTTCGGCCGCGGGCACTATCCCGCCATGGTGAGTATGCATGTGCTGCTTCTGGTTTCGTGCGTCGTGGAGGTGGCGACCATGCACCGGCCCTTCATCCCGTGGCTCGGCTGGCCGATGGTGGCGCTGGTGGCGGCGAGCACCGCCGTGCGTTGGTGGTGTGTGGCGACGCTGGGCAAGCACTGGAACCCGCGCCTCATCGTGATTCCCGATGCGCCGCTGGTTCAAGGCGGACCCTACCGGTGGCTGCACCACCCCAACTACACGGCAGTCGCCGTCGAGGTGGCGGCGCTGCCTCTGGTCCACTCGGCGTGGTTGACCGCAATCGTGTTCAGCGTGGCCAACGCCGTGGTGCTAGGCGTCCGCATCCGCAGTGAGAACGCGGCGCTGGGCTACGCCTGA
- a CDS encoding 5-(carboxyamino)imidazole ribonucleotide synthase — protein MIGGGQLARMTAQAAIALGQTLRVLALRSDESAAQVTPDVVLGSHTDLDALRRAAAGATAVTFDHEHVPTEHLDALVADGVSVSPPPEALVHAQDKLVMRRRLSALGAPVPRFAAVSSAEDAEAFARDIGGPVVIKTVRGGYDGRGVVMAADADEARTVVERYLADGVAVMIEERVAMRRELAALVARSPFGQGAAWPVVETVQRDGICVTVIAPAQDLSDELGSAASQLALRIASELGVVGVLAVELFETVDGTLLVNELAMRPHNSGHWTMDGARTSQFEQHLRAVLDYPLGDTSALAPTVMGNVLGAPETPAMSMDERVHHLCARMPDAKVHLYGKEERAGRKIGHVNIVGGAESVASLRERAERAAHWLSHAQWTDGWDEHA, from the coding sequence ATGATCGGCGGCGGACAACTTGCCCGGATGACAGCTCAAGCCGCGATCGCGCTGGGCCAGACGCTACGTGTGCTGGCGCTGCGCAGCGATGAATCAGCCGCCCAGGTGACGCCCGACGTCGTCCTCGGCTCCCACACCGACCTCGACGCGCTGCGCCGCGCCGCCGCCGGTGCGACCGCGGTGACGTTCGACCACGAGCACGTCCCGACCGAGCATCTGGACGCCCTGGTGGCCGACGGTGTCAGCGTCTCGCCGCCACCCGAAGCCCTGGTGCATGCGCAGGACAAGCTCGTCATGCGCCGGCGGCTGTCGGCGCTGGGCGCCCCGGTGCCGCGGTTCGCGGCAGTGTCATCGGCTGAGGACGCGGAGGCGTTCGCCCGCGACATCGGCGGGCCCGTCGTGATCAAGACCGTTCGCGGCGGCTACGACGGCCGCGGCGTCGTCATGGCCGCCGACGCCGACGAGGCGCGCACCGTGGTCGAGCGCTACCTCGCCGACGGGGTGGCCGTCATGATCGAGGAGCGCGTCGCGATGCGCCGCGAATTGGCTGCGCTGGTGGCCCGTTCACCATTCGGGCAGGGCGCCGCCTGGCCGGTGGTGGAAACCGTGCAGCGCGACGGCATCTGCGTCACCGTGATCGCCCCCGCCCAAGACCTGTCCGACGAACTCGGTTCCGCTGCTTCGCAATTGGCGCTGCGGATCGCCTCAGAGCTCGGCGTCGTCGGGGTGCTCGCGGTCGAGCTGTTCGAAACCGTCGACGGCACGCTGCTGGTCAACGAGCTCGCGATGCGGCCCCACAACTCGGGCCACTGGACCATGGACGGCGCCCGCACCAGCCAGTTCGAACAGCATCTACGGGCGGTGCTGGACTACCCGCTGGGCGACACCTCGGCGTTGGCGCCGACGGTGATGGGCAATGTGCTGGGTGCACCGGAGACGCCCGCGATGTCGATGGATGAACGTGTGCACCACCTCTGTGCGCGCATGCCCGATGCCAAGGTGCACCTCTACGGCAAGGAGGAGCGCGCCGGCCGCAAGATCGGCCACGTCAACATCGTCGGCGGCGCCGAGTCGGTGGCGTCCCTGCGGGAGCGCGCCGAGCGGGCGGCACACTGGTTGTCGCACGCGCAGTGGACCGACGGATGGGACGAACACGCATGA